GCGGGGCCGGAGGCCCGGGCGCCGGCGGTTTCGGCGGGCCGGGCGGCTACTCCGCCGACGTCAACATGGGCGATCTGGGTGACCTGTTCGGTAGCGTCTTCAGCGGGTTCGGCGGCGGTGGTGGCGGTCGGGGTGGTGGTCGGCCACAGCCCCAGCGCGGCCGCGATGTGGAGATGCGCCTGGACGTGACGTTTGAGCAGGCTTTCGCCGGGACCTCGACCAAAGTCGAGGTGGACGGCATCGAGTCGTGCTCGACGTGTGGCGGTACCGGCGCCAAGCCGGGGACCAGCAGAGCGACCTGCGGCGCGTGCAGCGGCACGGGTAAGACGAGCGAGGGCCAAGGCATGTTCGGCTTCTCGCGTCCGTGCCCCGCGTGCAACGGCGAGGGAAGCGTCATCGCCTCTCGGTGCAGCAGCTGCCACGGGCACGGCCGGGTGCGCACTCGCAAGCCCGTCACCGTCAACGTGCCTGCAGGGGTCAACGACGGCGGGAAGCTGCGGTTCAAGGGCAAGGGCGAGCCGAGTGACACCGGCGGACCGGCGGGCGATCTGTACGTGATCACCCACATCAAGCCGCACCCGTACTTCTCGCGAGAAGGAGCAGACGTCGTATTGGACCTGCCGGTCTCGATAGCCGAGGCCGCGCTCGGCGTCTCCA
The sequence above is a segment of the Coriobacteriia bacterium genome. Coding sequences within it:
- the dnaJ gene encoding molecular chaperone DnaJ, coding for MAPTANYYDILGVKKSATADEIKKAFRKLARKHHPDAGGEEEKFKEINEAYETLSDDEKRKAYDQYGQYFGGQVPPGYRSGGRGAGGPGAGGFGGPGGYSADVNMGDLGDLFGSVFSGFGGGGGGRGGGRPQPQRGRDVEMRLDVTFEQAFAGTSTKVEVDGIESCSTCGGTGAKPGTSRATCGACSGTGKTSEGQGMFGFSRPCPACNGEGSVIASRCSSCHGHGRVRTRKPVTVNVPAGVNDGGKLRFKGKGEPSDTGGPAGDLYVITHIKPHPYFSREGADVVLDLPVSIAEAALGVSINVPTPAGEKVRLKVPAGTQTGKTLRITGKGAPKLKGGGQGDLKVRIKVVTPESLSEEQKSALETFFAASTEDLRAHIG